A single window of Lepisosteus oculatus isolate fLepOcu1 chromosome 29, fLepOcu1.hap2, whole genome shotgun sequence DNA harbors:
- the org gene encoding oogenesis-related isoform X2: MTLNCNSHEADREPKDKAAPKGIGLLASVLGHLLKLWPVCLVVRALRSLSWLSRPAGGGVAAETSSPSPGRFCRSGRKRLRRITRLLLAFTPLRLQSALGYPVCTSIGCSVSEEVRSSPTKPCGKGCKRKQEDVEEEEQQSWVEALTQELGEDDSQADPDYEPSSQGETDSEENRTHNDTESDIEVETCEGVTMIKELPQDGPAEGEQKPVQC, translated from the exons GACAAGGCAGCGCCGAAGGGGATCGGACTGCTCGCTTCTGTCCTGGGACACCTGCTCAAGTTGTGGCCTGTCTGCTTAGTG GTCCGGGCGCTGCGCAGCCTGTCCTGGCTCTCCAGGCCCGCGGGGGGCGGGGTCGCCGCGGAGACGAGCTCCCCGTCGCCGGGGCGCTTCTGCCGCAGCGGGAGGAAGCGGCTGCGGCGCATCACCCGCCTGCTGCTGGCCTTCACGCCCCTCAGGCTGCAGAGCGCGCTGGGCTACCCCGTCTGCACCAGCATCGGCTGCTCCGTCTCGGAAG AGGTGCGCAGCTCTCCCACCAAGCCGTGCGGCAAGGGCTGCAAGCGGAAGCAGGAAGacgtggaggaggaggagcagcagTCCTGGGTGGAGGCGCTGACCCAGGAGCTGGGGGAGGACGACAGCCAGGCTGACCCCGACTACGAG CCGAGCAGCCAAGGGGAGACGGACAGTGAGGAGAACCGCACGCACAACGACACGGAGAGCGACATCGAGGTGGAGACGTGCGAGGGCGTCACCATGATCAAAGAGCTCCCTCAG GATGGCCCGGCTGAGGGAGAGCAGAAACCAGTGCAGTGCTGA